Within Coffea arabica cultivar ET-39 chromosome 4e, Coffea Arabica ET-39 HiFi, whole genome shotgun sequence, the genomic segment aaaacattttcacccgaaacaaacggacccttagtCGCAGAGTAGTCTATAGTAACTTTAGCAATTATTATATGCTATATGAGATACAGTATTAGTCAACAGTTAATTTTAGATTTTGAAGGCATGGACACATTATTATCTTTTTTAGAGTGTAATATGCATCATGAATAATTTTTGCAAGGCAATTCATGCGTTGTGGTTTGGGTTATTTATTGTAATTTCATGttggttgctttttttttttttaagtcttAATTAACGAATTCTATTATCTTTTAGATTCCTAATTAATCAGACTAAAACAGATTCTATTTTCATCACATTGGTTGTTGCATCCATCATGTGTTctcaaaaattagttaattggGAGTGCATCCATATGTTGTCCACAAGTCCGCGTACCAAAACAACTCGGCCTTCCATTCCATTCCACCATGTGAATGGAACTGCTTTGTTTTTGACTAAAATAATTGCTCTTGCACAAGTCAATGAATTAAGGATAAAACTGGAAGAGAAAATGAACCACAGGGATCCAACCTCTCTGCCGAGATCAGTTAAAACAACAGCTTGTTGAAAGCAAAGCTCGCTTCCGGCTTAACCAAGATGGCTGACTCTGTCATCTCTCTTGTCATTGGGAGGATTGTTGATCTGctgaaaaaaaattctgttttcctgaaaGATGTTGAACGACAAGTTGAAAGACTTGGAAATGATCTGGAGTGGATGCGGTGTTTCCTGAAGGATGCAGAACAGAGGCAAGATGAAGATGCCAGGATCCGCAACTGGGTTTCTTTAGTCAGAGCTGCTGCCTACGATGCGGAGGATGTCATTGAGATCTTTGCCAGCAAAGTTGAGTTCTTCACAAAGGACAACGGACTCATCACCAAATTGACGTATTATCCCTTGAAAATTGTGAACCTCTACAGGATAGGTAAAGAGATTGAATCCTTGCGGATCAGGCTTAAGGAGATTGCTGACAGCCGCGAAGAGTATGGTATCAATAATCTTGGAGAGGGGATCACTACACATGGAGAAGAGCTTCAACGGATCCGGCGATCCTCTCCTTTCAGCGAGGACAAGGATATAGTGGGCTTCGAGAAGATTACAAAATTTCTGGTGGCAGAGCTTATGAAAGAGGACAGAAACCGCCGTGTGGTTTCAATCGTTGGCATGGGAGGTGCTGGTAAGACAACTCTAGCCAAAAAAGTTTATAACCATGCTGATGTCAGGGCAAGATTCAATTGCCGTGCTTGGGTCTGCGTCTCTTCAAGCTACGATCACAAAGAGGTGCTGAGATCAATCATAAAGCAATTGAATACAATAAGTAAAGAGCTACTTGAAGTGTTGGAAAAGATGGAAGAGCAAGACTTGGAACAAAGGCTGTATCAAGATCTACAAGATAAATGTTATCTTGTGGTGCTTGATGATGTATGGAAGGAAGAAGCGTGGGATTGTCTTGCTAGGGCCTTCCCTGATGTTAATACATCAAGTAGATTGCTACTTACAAGTCGCAATAGGGGTGTTCCCTTACACGCAGATGCTCTTAGCATCCCATATGAGCTGAAAACTTTGGGGCAGGAAGATAGCTGGCAGTTGTTCCTCAGAAAAGCCTTAGGCCATGGGGATAATGCTGGGTGTCCTCCAGATTCGGAAGAAGTAGGCAGAGAGATTGCAAGGAGATGTGGTGGTCTGCCACTGGCCATCACGGTTATAGGTGGGCTGCTACTGACAAAGAAAAGGTTGAAGAGTGAATGGGAGAAAGTTCTCAACAGCTTCAACACAACCCTATCAAGGAGCCAGAGTGGAGTATCAGCAATTCTGGAATTAAGTTATGCAGATCTTCCTgccaatctgaaattttgctttTTGTATTTGGGTTTGTTTCCCGAAGATTACGTGATTTCTGTGCGCAAGTTGATCCATATGTGGGTTGCAGAGGGAATAATGCAGAAAAGATACGCAGAAAATTTGGAGGAAACTGCAGCATATGATGTGGAACAACTTTTTAGCAGAAATATGGTCCAAGTGGCGGAAATGACTGTTGATGAGAGGATTAAAAGTTGCAGAGTCCATGATTTACTGCGAGAGCTGGCAATCTGAAAGGCAGAgggtgaaaatttttttcagaTCCATGACACCAGAGATGATAAAATATCAGCCAAATCCAGGTACCTTGCTGTTCATATACTCCCTCgggataaaaattattttgggaCTTCGACCCCTCCTCTCCGGTCTCTACTTTTTTTCAATATCCACGGTTACAAGGAAGAAATTAGTCTTAGCTTCAAAAGTTTTAGAAAGCTTAGGATATTAGACCTTGAGAATGTTGAGATGGGTTATAATTTGCCAAAAGAAATTGGTGAAGTCAGGCTTTTAAGGTACCTCGGTTTAAGAGACACATCGATTACAAGGCTCCCTCATTCCTTCGGTTGCTTGCGATACCTACAAACTCTTGACATACGGAACATTAAGCAAGTGAtagtttcaaatttcatttggaagcttgaaagtttaCGGCATCTATATGCGAATCGCATAGGAAGTAATGTGCCTCTCAAGATTGAAGGATTGAGGAATCTTCAGACTCTGTCAGGCATGCACTTTGATGATGTTATGCACAATAACATGATAACTTTGACGAGTCTTCAGAAACTGGGGATTAGAGTAGATGACAGATCACAGATAGACAAACTCTGCATGCATTTATCTAAGGTTGGAAGTCTGAAGACGTTACATCTTTATTGTACTGAAAGAAGGCCGTGGCTATCTCTAGCTGGACTTTCTAAGCTCCGTCATGTAACAGAGCTTAAGCTATCCGGGGAGTTGAGAATGCTGCCTCCTGATTTACCTCGAAACCTCTCTCGCTTGTCTTTGAAACACACACTCCTCAAGGATGATCCAATGCCAATACTAGGGAAGTTGGGACAGCTGTCGTTCCTCAAAATGAAAGTTGCATATGGGGGATCACAGCTAGTCATTTCTAGGCATGGGTTTCACCAATTGAAATTCCTTGAGCTCAACTCCCTATATGATTTGGATGAAATAAATGTGGAGGAAGGTGCATTGCCACAGCTCCGGTGCCTGAGAATCGGGAACTGCCGCAAATTACAGAACTGTCACATACCCACTCTTGATGCGCTTGAGCTTGTGGACATGCGAGAAAATTTTATCAGTAGACTTGATGCGAACATGGTATCCAGCGTCCCTAACCTCAGAATATTAAACTCTAGGATCTTGCCGAAGGAACGATTTCCGTATTGGTATTTCGTGCATAGAATGCAAGCTATGTCGTGAagtgattaataaaattatttcaattttttttatcaaaatatataaataaaaagaatGTTTCCGATTCAACATAACTTTTGTTTCCCCAATTTGACATACTTGCTTTACCattgttttagttttttattttcgtCACATAATTTAGACCAACCGACAAGCTTTttaagtgcttttttttttttattatttgaaatctCACGCTTCAATGCTTGCTTTTTTAATTATCCCACTATTAAACAAGGAATGACTCTTTTGTTATTAATGATATTTTGGGTAACTAACAGTGGCTACACCTATATCTCATAggatttgtctttctatcaattTACATTGCATATATCATATTAATACAAGtagtaattaaaagaaaaaggttcaTGTCTAATTccataaaaatatctagaggCATTTGGCAATGAAATTGACTATATAACCATAGGCCGATGTGAAGGTACTCAAACAGAATTAATCAATCACCTTAAAAACAAGGATTTTTGTAATGGTATCCAGTGACAGTATCTATGTACACACCTatacatatttttttcaaattaatattTCACTATTGCCAGAAAAGACTAACACACGAGTAACCGCTAGCCAAGCTCTAAAAACAATATAAAATACATTCATTTTAATATAGTCAAACtcctaaaataataaataaggtCTATTTTTTGTAGACGAGGGAATGAGAAATTTAATAACAGAAAATCAGGATACAATTTTATAAGGATGTATACAATTTTTAATAcaatttcttttgcattctttAGATCTCCTGCGCAGATACAACCTTTGGCATATAAGGATGTATCCAAGAATGATTACCTTTGGCATGATGGCTGACAGCCATGTTTCTGTGTCTGCAATTCTATATCGACACAAAAGAGTCGGTTATGTTATTCCAATGACTTTGatgaattgttttctttttcgaaCTCCATTTAACTGGTCGAATTTACACGTATGATCCATTACATATGTTATTTTTTTGAATGTGTCTAAAACCAATTTGGTTCCTGATTTGCGAAAGATGATATTGTAGGAAAGATGTATCCAAGAATTTATTGTTGGACATATTTGCGAGTCCAAATTTAGCTTCGTTAGAGAGAATTAAGTCGtcaggaaaaggaaagagaaacttttggaaattgagatgaaaatgGAGTCAgtgggagaaaaagaaaaaggaaagatatgcagaaaaggaaaattaaaaaaaagttgtTTATAAAATGGGAAAacagaaaatgaaggaaaatgaactTATGTCCCTTCAAAAGTTAAAACTCtacatctttcttctttttggggaaaaccaaaagaaaaaagaaaaaaaagaagaagcattATTCACCTTAAGCTAATTACAATAAAGGAAAGtcgggcttttttttttttattattgataCAATAATTTCTATTTTACATCTACTCCTACTCTACACTAAGGGCAAAGCCTCTACACTGGCTAGTGAATTTTCCAGGGAATTTTGAGAAGAAGCCAAGGGATTTATCCCTTAACCTACGGgcaaaatgcacttttcatccccATTGTTTAGGGTATTGAACAATTTTATCCCTAAAGTTTCAGTCAAAACATATTTCATCCTCagaattttataattttgaccaatttcatcCCTATAATTTCATGCATACACATTTCATTCTAATAGTTTCATAAATTTTACTAATTAAGAATAATTGATGGATTGTCAAGTTATTTGAATGAATATCATCACTTGACCATAGCATGCCGATTAGTAAAGCACAAAAAAACGTTGGATCAacaaaaatctcaaaaaaaaattttaattcactttattatttaaaaaataagaaatttttagcCACTGCTACTCTCTTCTTAATCACAAATTGTATAAAAAGTTTGAGAGGAAACGACATCATGGAGAAGAAATAGCCCTATTATGGCCaattggaaaaatttttcaaacaatcCCAATGCAACTAATTGGAGAAAAATATTAAtgtgaaagaaaaaatttttagattgttatttattttggaaaattttgttttgttgtatCATATACATGTTTTTCAAATTGTCTACTTATCATCCAatctatttttttatctcacatacatcatatcacaaattaaaaaaaaatctcttatcTAAACACACTCATTATTATTTatgtaatttaataaataaccGAATTAGGTATTAACAATACAATTATTAAAGGGACATGCTAGTCATGTGATGATATTCTATTCAAATTGGTTAATAATCATTCGATTGTCCTGAATTGATCAATTTTATGAAAatatgaggatgaaatgtgtttgcAAAAAATTTTAGAGATGAAGTtgatcaaaattataaaattacgaGGATAAAATGTGTAGCTTCAATGACGTAATATTTTGGCAGGTTTTTTCGTCTGCATGCATTAAAGAAGGACCAAgacttggaaaatttttctccACACACACAAAAATCTAGTGTACTTGTACCATGGAAATGAATTTagaatagataaaaaaaaaaaccatttgaTACTTCAAAAATTGCTTCGTGGAATATGCCACACTTTATAAATGGGTTAAATTACAAATAATTCCCCTGTAGTTTAACTTCTTACCAGATTCGCATTAGAATCTGGAAATGGCCACATAACCTACCATTGATTTCTAGCTAATTAAAACTCATTCTGATGAGGAGAGCCATAACTGTTGAAAAGTTTGATAATTATGTAACCCATCTTAATTATAAGGCCATAAAAATTGTTGATAGATATTACTATGCATAACTAGtatttgaataaattatttcaatttgtcaattttttgttttttttgtaactAAAACATTTTGTTTTGATCCTAATTTTGTTATGCATATGCGATCACACACAATACAGATTAAAAGACATCGAATCATTACAATTGGAGTTTTAAGCTCTTAGAATCATAAATTCAATTTAACTAGTAAACACATTAGTCATGTTAACATTAAATCCTCCTCTTTCCTTCATTCCCTCATAAGATTATTCGAaactgaaaaaataaaaatattacagTTGTACTTCTTAAGACAATTGACGCAGGACAAGTTGCTTATCTTCCGTGTGAGTTAGGCGTTATCAAGCGTACGTGTTAGAAAATAGCAGTAATATAATTTAGTAAAAAAATGAACAGTCACataaaatttgtttaaatacGCAATAATAACTAATTTAAACATGTTTTCACCATTGTAATCCAATAAATAGTCTTCATATAATTTTAATTGAAACTCATTTCACATTGTAAGTTATTAAGTGGCAGAATGTCTCAAATATATACTTCATcaaatttttcctcaaaattGAATATTCCAAGCATAAGTAATACCTGCTGATCTTACTCTTtgctgtttctttcttttttttttttttttttttaaggttaaAGGGAGATTTCACGGTCCACAGGGAGTAAAGTGATAGAGGAAAGTGTAAGAGTCGAACTAAAACCTCATGGTTACATTGCTATTATCCTTTGAGGATGGTTGATATTTCCTTGAGTAGAAGAAAACTACACATATAACTCTATATTCGAAGTCCTATATTCACCTAAATGTTCACCTGATGCTAGGAAATTAACCATCATTCCttattatttttactttatttatatatttacttGCTAAAATCTTCTCATAAtttaaaacaaaagaataaaaatcgaAATATAGGATAACTTTGATATTTTTCAACAAGTGATTTTGAGACCTATCAACACTCCAAACTAAGACCGCAATCTCACACTAATTAATTTTTGTCTTTATACGGAGACAAGTCTTGTGACTGTTTTtgggtagttttttttttcaaagatagGCAGATAATTAGATTAGAAACGCTCAGAGAGTTAGGGGAAAGACTGGCCTAAGCAATCTAAGGGGACCCACCAAACTTCCACGTCCAGCCAATTGGTGTTTTTGGGTAGTTCAATTGGCCAAAAGTTTATGCTTTCATTTTGACAAGTCAATTGTAGTGTATCTTTTGGCAAAATGTCATGCTTTCATGTTCAAATTGCTTCCAATTCCAACGCGGCCAAGACCTGCAACTTACAACAACTCAACAATGGAATGGTTTCTTTCCACAAAATAGGCACATTATCTTCCCattcaaaccagaaaaataataCTGTTAGTTCTaccaattttatattttctaaaatatatgAGAGATTGGGGTGATTTGGGATAATTCTACCAATTCAAGTCTCCAGTTTAATAAGTCTAGGTCTTCTCTGAAAGTGAATGCTGGACTTTCTCGGCCTAAACTTCAGAGCATTATGCGGATGATGACTAGTGGGCAagactcttttcttttttttctttttttttggaaaagtgggtgagacaccttgtttggattgtgattatccgtagaaaaatttttaccgtaaatatattttacaagtacttttttaatttatatatatcaaatggTAGACAGAGACAATAACAGCATCTAATGCACATATGCAAGGACAAAGATAGCGACAGTTAATAGCATAAAGTTCGTGCCCTGGGTCTCAAACTcgttttattaatttttctcCCAAGAAACTGTTACAAGTCTTTTAACGTGTGTTCTGGGTTTTCCGACAAGGATGTCCAAGACTCAACAAAGTACAGCCACAACAGACTGCTTTCTTTCCACGTAATTGGAACATTATCTTTAACAACGACAATATGTTGAAGGGAAAATATCATCGAGTCTACACAggattaataataaaaaaaaaaaagacaaacttTGTCATCACAAGATgagttttaaattcaaattttgcataattatCATTCATCCAACGTTAATAGTGTATATAGTATATACTGTTAGTGTAGGTAAGATTAATTCTAAAAATAAAGCTAGAGTTGTGGGCACTTGTTTAACTACAAATGAGTTGCTACGTATActctaattttttgaaatagcTCTATCTCAGATAAAATTATattcttttatacgttctagaTTACCACAAAAAGTATGGCTAAACAATTGTACAAAATGAAGCAGAACCAAGTCTTGACAGAACTATTCTAtactaaaatgaaatactttATCCGAGAGTATGCATAGTTAAATCATCTAAAGAgtattgttttatttatttgtttatttaattttatttttgtttttgtggaAATCTAAAGAGTATTGTTCAAAACGATGAATGAAGTTATGAAAAGTGGACCAACCATAGCCGAATTCAAATCCCTTATCCAGAAATGATAAACCACAGCCCTATGAATGAAAAATGCATGGGGCTGAACTTTTCACAAGTTGGAAAAAATGGTTTAAGCCTACACATTGAGTCCGATTAGAAACTTGATTCAGATTGGGCTGAGACAAGCTCAACACGTTATGCCCTATATCTTTCTAGTATCTTTCTAGATAGAACCCTGTTTTTagtctttttctttggtttgtcATAAGTGAAAATCCTGCTACAACCCTGTTTTCAGCCTATTCTCATCCCAAGATATGATAGACCACGCTCCTAGAGCTAATTTTCTCACCAGGTTGCATCAGGATTTGGTTTTGAGATGATAATTCATTCCACAATAAACACCACTGATCTGCAATCACGCCCCGCCTTATCAACCTTTCTTCAGTATCTAATCGACATTTCTACACATAAGACACATGATAAAGTCATGCCATAACAATTTCATTGctgacttaaaaaaaaaaaaagactgcaTCTCATTCCTTCCACTTCCTATTCTCGGTTTAATTCCATTGCCTTCAGTAATAATCGAAGAGACCTTAGCCTTGGACAGCTAACAAACTGCCTTACGCTATTATGGCCTTATTTCTGTAACAAAGGTCCGTGGGGGTGTCAATTTATGAAGAGCAGTACTCCATGTACACTATTTACAACACCATCAACGAGGCCATCGATATATGCACTTCTTTCTTCAGGAGCTTTCAAACAAGGAAGTAAAAGCTATTGAACTTAAATCCTTTTCTAGACCTCCTTATTGGGATTGTGGATAAAGGTTGGGAGAAACTGTagctcctttttctttttcgtttccTTACCCTCTTAGACCATCCTTCTTGAACGAGAAATGAACATatgaaaacaaataataatTCTAGTGAAACATCTGATACATGCATGGCAAAATTGCTTCTTGGCTCAATTTACCAACGTAATGCATGCCAGTGTTACTTCTTCCTCAATTTATCAACAACATGAAATACAAGCTATTTAGAGATCACCTACTGAAAATCTGACTCACAGAGCTGAACtttctatttttcctagggCTGAACTTTCCTTTTTCCAGTACAGTGAAAGCCCAAGCAAAATTGCATCTGCTACATGTCGGCTCAACAAGATTTCATGTAAAGTCACCCTTATCATGTAAACTTTAACTCTTCAACATTTGAAGTCCAAGTCTTTCTTGTAGGATGAATTGTGGACTTCTTATCAGCAACAATAAACTCTATtcttgtgcaaatatatgaaaGTATATCAATATGGAACCACATAAACGGTTAATTAACAAATATATAGATTTTGCAGAAACAGCTTCTTAAATTTGTATTGATTAagatagattttgaaaattttggttcaATTAAATACTTTCAACCAAATAATAATTTAACTAATTTGTTGAAATTGCATCaaccattgaaaaaaaaatgaaaagtgaagAGATTGAAAACTTCACAAGATAACATACAATCTTTTTCCACATTTTGGTGATACAAACATAATTAACTCTCTTTTTCTTggttacttcttttttttttttttttttggctaagtATAGAATTCGTGTGCTATCTAGTGATAAAATACGAAGCAATTATCTAAGTTTTTAATTGATTACAAACTTAATTCATTGCACACCATAGTGACCAAATATCAATCAATTTCACGATACCTTTTAATGAATAATGCATGCAATCGGCTAGACTTTGTGAATTGACTACCAAATTTTTTAAAGTAGTTAAATAACATGTAAGTATTATTTAATACACCTTATATTAATCAATACTTATATAATATTATCTTTGCTCACACATATAGAACACTTGCATATTAAGGAAGAAATGTTAATGTATTTAGTCGCAGAGTAGTCTATagctttttttttcaacaaacgtTAACAGTTTTATATATAGTATTAACACTTGATAGTATAAGAATTAGTTACAAAAAGGGGACCACTGCTCTCATTTCCTTCTGTGCTAAGTCTATCAGCCTCATTAGGAAATCTTGTTCTATATCATGCACTAACGTCACAACAAACTGAGCTACTGTATGACTGATTTCGTTACTTTTGCAATTATTAGATGCTACATGCATATGAGCTACAGCATTAGTCAATAGttaattttagatttttaaGGCATAGACACATTATTCTCTTTTTTAAAGTGTAAGATGTATAACGAATAATTTTTGCAAGGCAATTGATGTGTTGTGGTTTGGGTTATTTATTGTAATTTCGAAttggttgtttttttttaactcttaATTAACGAATTCTATTACCTTTTAGATTCCCAATTAATCAGACAAAGTGATTCTATTTTCCTCCTACGTCGTTTTGGAAGCACAAATTTGTCCCAAAGATTCCTAGAATTCATTTGGTTTTGGCAGCACATTTGGTTGTTGTGTCGATATGCTgtcaaaaattagttaattgaAGACAAGTCCGCGTacaaaaaattagttaattcGGCTTTCCGTTCCACCATCCCAAAACACGCCTACCATGTGAATCGATCTGCTTTGTTTTTCAGGAATAATTGCTCTTGTACAAGTCAATGAAGAATTAAGGATAAAACTGGAAGAGAAAATGAACCACGAGAATCCAACCATGTGAATCGAGATTAATTAACTCCAATtgcgcatttttttttttaaattaactcTTTGAATCGAGCAGCTTTCATTTTGACTGGAGCAATTGCTCCCTTCTGAGATTAGAGTTCTGAGATTAGGCTTAACCAAGATTAGAGTTTTACAGCTGCACCTAACACGCAACAGAGATTAGGCTTAACCAAGATGGCTGGCTCTGTCATCTCTCTTGTCATTGGGAGAACTGTTGATCTGCTGCATAAAAAATCTGTTTTCCTGAAAGATGTTGGAAGACAAGTTGAAAGACTTGGAAATGATCTGGAGTGGATGCGGTGTTTCCTGGAAGATGCAGAACAGAGGCAAGATGAAAATGCGAGGATTCGCAACTGGGTTTCTGAAATCAGAGCTGCGGCCTACGATGCGGAGGATATCATTGAGATCTTTGCCAGCAAAATTGAAAGCATAAAAGATAAGGGATTTGTGACTAGATTGGCCTGTTATCCTCGGCGGATTGTGAGCCTCGACAAGATCGGTAAAGAGATTGAGTCCTTACAGACAAGGCTCAATGACATAGCTGCTAGCCGTGAAAAGTATGGTATCAAAAATCTTGGAGAAGGAATGAGTGCACATGGCGAAGAGCTGCAACGGATCCGGCGATCCTCTCCTTTCAGCGAGGACAAGGATATAGTGGGCTTCGAGGAGTTGACAAAATCCCTGGTGGCAGAACTTTTGAAAGAGGACAAAAACCGCCGTGTGGTTTCAATTGTCGGCATGGGAGGTGCTGGTAAAACAACACTAGCCAAAAAAGTTTATAACCATGCTGATGTCAGGGCAAGATTCAATTGCCGTGCTTGGGTCTGCCTCTCTTTAAGCTACGATCACAAAGAGATGCTGAGATCAATCATAAAGCAATTGAATACAGTGGATAACAAGCTACTTGAAATGTTGGAAAAGATGGAAGAGCAAGACTTGGAACGAAGGCTCTATCAAGATCTACAAGATAAATGTTATCTTCTTGTGCTTGATGATGTATGGAAGGAAGAAGCGTGGGATTGTCTTGCTAGGGCCTTT encodes:
- the LOC113742982 gene encoding putative disease resistance RPP13-like protein 3 — protein: MADSVISLVIGRIVDLLKKNSVFLKDVERQVERLGNDLEWMRCFLKDAEQRQDEDARIRNWVSLVRAAAYDAEDVIEIFASKVEFFTKDNGLITKLTYYPLKIVNLYRIGKEIESLRIRLKEIADSREEYGINNLGEGITTHGEELQRIRRSSPFSEDKDIVGFEKITKFLVAELMKEDRNRRVVSIVGMGGAGKTTLAKKVYNHADVRARFNCRAWVCVSSSYDHKEVLRSIIKQLNTISKELLEVLEKMEEQDLEQRLYQDLQDKCYLVVLDDVWKEEAWDCLARAFPDVNTSSRLLLTSRNRGVPLHADALSIPYELKTLGQEDSWQLFLRKALGHGDNAGCPPDSEEVGREIARRCGGLPLAITVIGGLLLTKKRLKSEWEKVLNSFNTTLSRSQSGVSAILELSYADLPANLKFCFLYLGLFPEDYVISVRKLIHMWVAEGIMQKRYAENLEETAAYDVEQLFSRNMVQVAEMTVDERIKSCRVHDLLRELAI
- the LOC140005466 gene encoding disease resistance protein RPP8-like — its product is MGYNLPKEIGEVRLLRYLGLRDTSITRLPHSFGCLRYLQTLDIRNIKQVIVSNFIWKLESLRHLYANRIGSNVPLKIEGLRNLQTLSGMHFDDVMHNNMITLTSLQKLGIRVDDRSQIDKLCMHLSKVGSLKTLHLYCTERRPWLSLAGLSKLRHVTELKLSGELRMLPPDLPRNLSRLSLKHTLLKDDPMPILGKLGQLSFLKMKVAYGGSQLVISRHGFHQLKFLELNSLYDLDEINVEEGALPQLRCLRIGNCRKLQNCHIPTLDALELVDMRENFISRLDANMVSSVPNLRILNSRILPKERFPYWYFVHRMQAMS